One genomic window of Eleginops maclovinus isolate JMC-PN-2008 ecotype Puerto Natales chromosome 12, JC_Emac_rtc_rv5, whole genome shotgun sequence includes the following:
- the naa35 gene encoding N-alpha-acetyltransferase 35, NatC auxiliary subunit isoform X2 codes for MVMKSAVEDDDAGWGLGIPEKMKNNANWVDITHEFKGACKELNLGELLHDKLFGLFEAMSAIEMMDPKMDAGMIGNQVNRKVLNFEQAIKEEAIKVKDLSLPELIGIIDTCFCCLITWLEGHSLAQTVFTCLYVHNPDLIEEPALKAFALGILKVCDIAREKVNKAAVFEEEDFQAMTYGFKMANNVTDLRVTGMLKDVEDELQRKVKSTRIRQGEQRDPEVEREHQQFLALFNRIKFMRLLLTALITFTKKETSSVGEAQKLVVQAADLLSAIHSSIQHGIQSQNDTTKGDHPIMMGFEPLVNQRLLPPTFPRYAKIIKREDMVAYFSKLIDRVKTVCDVINTTNLHGILDFFCEFSEQSPCVLSRSLLQTTFLIDNKKVFGTHLMQDMIKDALRYFVSPPVLSHKCCLFNNHQAKDYIDSFVTHCSRPFCSLIQIHGHNRARQRDKLGHILEEFATLQDEAEKVDAALHSLLMKLEPQRQHLACLGTWILYHNLRIMIQYLLSGFELELYSMHEYYYIYWYLSEFLYAWLMSTLSRADSSQMAEERLMEEQVKGRSSKKTKKKKKVRPLSKEITMSQAYQNMCAGMYKTMVALDMDGKVRKPQFELDSEQVRYEHRFAPFNSVVTPPPVHYIQFKEMSDLKKYNPPPGSTDLYLAASKHFQQAKLILENVPSPDPEVNRILKVAKPNIVVTKLLAGGHKKDTKVLPEFDFSAHKYFPWSKSSDSALRERQKVCVCVCVCVCVCVCVCVCVCVCVCVCVCVCVCVCVCVCVCVCVCVCLSVCLSVCLSVCLSVCLSVCVSVCVSVCVSVCVCTRFFS; via the exons ATGGTGATGAAGTCAGCAGTTGAGGATGATGATGCCGGCTGGGGGCTGGGCATTCCAGAGAAGATGAAGAATAATGCCAACTGGGTGGATATTACACATGAATTCAAGGGCGCATGTAAAG AGTTGAACCTTGGAGAGTTGCTTCATGATAAACT GTTTGGCCTTTTTGAGGCCATGTCAGCCATAGAGATGATGGACCCTAAGATGGACGCAGGAATGATTGGAAACCAGGTCAACAGGAAAGTTCTCAACTTTGAACAAGCTATCAAG GAAGAAGCCATTAAGGTTAAAGACCTTAGTCTTCCTGAACTCATCGGGATCATAGACACATGTTTCTGCTGTTTG ATCACATGGCTGGAGGGCCACTCCTTGGCACAGACGGTGTTCACCTGTCTGTACGTCCATAACCCCGACCTGATTGAGGAGCCGGCCCTCAAAGCCTTTGCCCTGGGCATCCTGAAGGTGTGTGACATCGCCCGAGAGAAAGTCAACAAGGCTGCTGTGTTCGAGGAG GAGGATTTCCAGGCCATGACCTACGGTTTCAAGATGGCCAATAACGTCACAGACCTGCGGGTGACAG GTATGCTGAAAGATGTGGAGGATGAGTTACAGAGGAAAGTTAAG AGCACACGCATTCGTCAGGGTGAGCAGAGGGACCCTGAGGTAGAGCGAGAG catCAGCAGTTTTTGGCCCTTTTCAATAGAATCAAGTTTATGCGCCTCCTACTGACTGCACTGATCACCTTTACCAAGAAAGAG ACTAGCTCAGTAGGCGAGGCCCAGAAGCTTGTGGTCCAGGCAGCTGACCTCTTATCAGCCATTCATTCCAGTATTCAGCACGGCATCCAGTCCCAGAATGACACCACCAAAGGAg ACCACCCCATCATGATGGGTTTTGAGCCCTTGGTAAATCAGAGACTGCTTCCGCCTACCTTTCCTCGCTACGCCAAGATCATCAAGAGGGAGGACATGGTGGCATACTTCAGCAAACTCATAGACCGCGTCAAGACCGTCTGTGACGTGATCAACACCACCAACCTGCATGGCATACTG GACTTCTTTTGTGAATTCAGTGAGCAGTCTCCCTGCGTGCTCTCTAGGTCTCTACTCCAG ACAACGTTCCTGATCGATAATAAGAAGGTTTTTGGGACGCACCTGATGCAGGATATGATTAAAGATGCTTTGAGATACTTCGTCAGCCCTCCTGTCCTCTCCCACAA GTGCTGTCTGTTTAACAACCACCAGGCAAAGGATTACATTGACTCCTTTGTCACACACTGCTCCAGG CCATTCTGCAGTCTGATCCAGATCCATGGCCACAACCGCGCCCGACAGAGAGATAAGCTGGGGCACATTCTTGAGGAGTTTGCTACTCTGCAGGACGAG GCAGAGAAGGTGGATGCAGCCCTGCATAGCTTGCTAATGAAGCTTGAGCCTCAGCGGCAGCATCTAGCCTGTCTTGGTACCTGGATCCTCTACCACAACCTGAGGATCATGATCCAATACCTGCTCAGCGGCTTTGAACTGGAACTATACAGCATGCATGAGTACTATTACATCTACTG GTACCTGTCTGAGTTCCTTTACGCTTGGCTGATGTCCACTCTGAGCAGAGCTGACTCCTCACAGATGGCTGAGGAGAGGCTGATGGAGGAGCAGGTGAAAGGACGCAGCAGCAAAAAgaccaagaagaagaaaaaag TTCGCCCTCTGAGCAAAGAGATCACCATGAGCCAAGCATACCAGAACATGTGTGCTGGCATGTATAAG ACCATGGTAGCTTTGGATATGGACGGGAAGGTTCGTAAGCCTCAGTTTGAGCTGGACAGTGAGCAGGTTCGCTACGAGCATCGCTTCGCCCCCTTCAACAGCGTGGTCACCCCTCCACCTGTGCACTACATCCAGTTTAAG GAGATGTCAGATCTTAAGAAGTACAATCCTCCGCCCGGGTCCACGGATCTTTATTTGGCCGCCAGCAAACACTTCCAGCAGGCCAAGCTCATCCTAGAAAATGTGCCCAGCCCAGACCCTGAG GTGAACCGAATACTGAAGGTGGCCAAACCCAACATTGTCGTTACGAAGCTCCTGGCTGGGGGGCACAAGAAGGACACCAAG GTGCTCCCAGAATTTGACTTCTCAGCCCACAAGTACTTCCCGTGGTCAAAATCATCTGATTCTGCACTGCgagagagacaaaaagtgtgtgtgtgtgtgtgtgtgtgtgtgtgtgtgtgtgtgtgtgtgtgtgtgtgtgtgtgtgtgtgtgtgtgtgtgtgtgtgtgtgtgtgtgtgtgtgtgtgtgtgtgtgtgtgtgtgtgtgtgtgtgtgtgtgtgtgtctctctgtgtgtctctctgtgtgtctctctgtgtgtctctctgtgtgtctctctgtgtgtgtctctgtgtgtgtctctgtgtgtgtctctgtgtgcgtgtgtacacGATTCTTTTCTTGA
- the naa35 gene encoding N-alpha-acetyltransferase 35, NatC auxiliary subunit isoform X1, with protein MVMKSAVEDDDAGWGLGIPEKMKNNANWVDITHEFKGACKELNLGELLHDKLFGLFEAMSAIEMMDPKMDAGMIGNQVNRKVLNFEQAIKEEAIKVKDLSLPELIGIIDTCFCCLITWLEGHSLAQTVFTCLYVHNPDLIEEPALKAFALGILKVCDIAREKVNKAAVFEEEDFQAMTYGFKMANNVTDLRVTGKGNVCGRSLSPHSGFGKNKSLSRLFFLAGMLKDVEDELQRKVKSTRIRQGEQRDPEVEREHQQFLALFNRIKFMRLLLTALITFTKKETSSVGEAQKLVVQAADLLSAIHSSIQHGIQSQNDTTKGDHPIMMGFEPLVNQRLLPPTFPRYAKIIKREDMVAYFSKLIDRVKTVCDVINTTNLHGILDFFCEFSEQSPCVLSRSLLQTTFLIDNKKVFGTHLMQDMIKDALRYFVSPPVLSHKCCLFNNHQAKDYIDSFVTHCSRPFCSLIQIHGHNRARQRDKLGHILEEFATLQDEAEKVDAALHSLLMKLEPQRQHLACLGTWILYHNLRIMIQYLLSGFELELYSMHEYYYIYWYLSEFLYAWLMSTLSRADSSQMAEERLMEEQVKGRSSKKTKKKKKVRPLSKEITMSQAYQNMCAGMYKTMVALDMDGKVRKPQFELDSEQVRYEHRFAPFNSVVTPPPVHYIQFKEMSDLKKYNPPPGSTDLYLAASKHFQQAKLILENVPSPDPEVNRILKVAKPNIVVTKLLAGGHKKDTKVLPEFDFSAHKYFPWSKSSDSALRERQKVCVCVCVCVCVCVCVCVCVCVCVCVCVCVCVCVCVCVCVCVCVCVCLSVCLSVCLSVCLSVCLSVCVSVCVSVCVSVCVCTRFFS; from the exons ATGGTGATGAAGTCAGCAGTTGAGGATGATGATGCCGGCTGGGGGCTGGGCATTCCAGAGAAGATGAAGAATAATGCCAACTGGGTGGATATTACACATGAATTCAAGGGCGCATGTAAAG AGTTGAACCTTGGAGAGTTGCTTCATGATAAACT GTTTGGCCTTTTTGAGGCCATGTCAGCCATAGAGATGATGGACCCTAAGATGGACGCAGGAATGATTGGAAACCAGGTCAACAGGAAAGTTCTCAACTTTGAACAAGCTATCAAG GAAGAAGCCATTAAGGTTAAAGACCTTAGTCTTCCTGAACTCATCGGGATCATAGACACATGTTTCTGCTGTTTG ATCACATGGCTGGAGGGCCACTCCTTGGCACAGACGGTGTTCACCTGTCTGTACGTCCATAACCCCGACCTGATTGAGGAGCCGGCCCTCAAAGCCTTTGCCCTGGGCATCCTGAAGGTGTGTGACATCGCCCGAGAGAAAGTCAACAAGGCTGCTGTGTTCGAGGAG GAGGATTTCCAGGCCATGACCTACGGTTTCAAGATGGCCAATAACGTCACAGACCTGCGGGTGACAGGTAAGGGTAACGTGTGTGGTAGATCGTTAAGTCCACACAGTGGGTTTGGTAAAAACAAATCCCTCTCTCGTTTGTTTTTCCTCGCAGGTATGCTGAAAGATGTGGAGGATGAGTTACAGAGGAAAGTTAAG AGCACACGCATTCGTCAGGGTGAGCAGAGGGACCCTGAGGTAGAGCGAGAG catCAGCAGTTTTTGGCCCTTTTCAATAGAATCAAGTTTATGCGCCTCCTACTGACTGCACTGATCACCTTTACCAAGAAAGAG ACTAGCTCAGTAGGCGAGGCCCAGAAGCTTGTGGTCCAGGCAGCTGACCTCTTATCAGCCATTCATTCCAGTATTCAGCACGGCATCCAGTCCCAGAATGACACCACCAAAGGAg ACCACCCCATCATGATGGGTTTTGAGCCCTTGGTAAATCAGAGACTGCTTCCGCCTACCTTTCCTCGCTACGCCAAGATCATCAAGAGGGAGGACATGGTGGCATACTTCAGCAAACTCATAGACCGCGTCAAGACCGTCTGTGACGTGATCAACACCACCAACCTGCATGGCATACTG GACTTCTTTTGTGAATTCAGTGAGCAGTCTCCCTGCGTGCTCTCTAGGTCTCTACTCCAG ACAACGTTCCTGATCGATAATAAGAAGGTTTTTGGGACGCACCTGATGCAGGATATGATTAAAGATGCTTTGAGATACTTCGTCAGCCCTCCTGTCCTCTCCCACAA GTGCTGTCTGTTTAACAACCACCAGGCAAAGGATTACATTGACTCCTTTGTCACACACTGCTCCAGG CCATTCTGCAGTCTGATCCAGATCCATGGCCACAACCGCGCCCGACAGAGAGATAAGCTGGGGCACATTCTTGAGGAGTTTGCTACTCTGCAGGACGAG GCAGAGAAGGTGGATGCAGCCCTGCATAGCTTGCTAATGAAGCTTGAGCCTCAGCGGCAGCATCTAGCCTGTCTTGGTACCTGGATCCTCTACCACAACCTGAGGATCATGATCCAATACCTGCTCAGCGGCTTTGAACTGGAACTATACAGCATGCATGAGTACTATTACATCTACTG GTACCTGTCTGAGTTCCTTTACGCTTGGCTGATGTCCACTCTGAGCAGAGCTGACTCCTCACAGATGGCTGAGGAGAGGCTGATGGAGGAGCAGGTGAAAGGACGCAGCAGCAAAAAgaccaagaagaagaaaaaag TTCGCCCTCTGAGCAAAGAGATCACCATGAGCCAAGCATACCAGAACATGTGTGCTGGCATGTATAAG ACCATGGTAGCTTTGGATATGGACGGGAAGGTTCGTAAGCCTCAGTTTGAGCTGGACAGTGAGCAGGTTCGCTACGAGCATCGCTTCGCCCCCTTCAACAGCGTGGTCACCCCTCCACCTGTGCACTACATCCAGTTTAAG GAGATGTCAGATCTTAAGAAGTACAATCCTCCGCCCGGGTCCACGGATCTTTATTTGGCCGCCAGCAAACACTTCCAGCAGGCCAAGCTCATCCTAGAAAATGTGCCCAGCCCAGACCCTGAG GTGAACCGAATACTGAAGGTGGCCAAACCCAACATTGTCGTTACGAAGCTCCTGGCTGGGGGGCACAAGAAGGACACCAAG GTGCTCCCAGAATTTGACTTCTCAGCCCACAAGTACTTCCCGTGGTCAAAATCATCTGATTCTGCACTGCgagagagacaaaaagtgtgtgtgtgtgtgtgtgtgtgtgtgtgtgtgtgtgtgtgtgtgtgtgtgtgtgtgtgtgtgtgtgtgtgtgtgtgtgtgtgtgtgtgtgtgtgtgtgtgtgtgtgtgtgtgtgtgtgtgtgtgtgtgtgtgtgtgtctctctgtgtgtctctctgtgtgtctctctgtgtgtctctctgtgtgtctctctgtgtgtgtctctgtgtgtgtctctgtgtgtgtctctgtgtgcgtgtgtacacGATTCTTTTCTTGA
- the golm1 gene encoding Golgi membrane protein 1, translating to MGGLGNGRRGGRSPPLMIGALIACILVLGFNYWVSSSRNVELETKLYELEGQVQRGAAERGVVELKKTEFQEEIQRQKEQISHIESLYKRQLEGSQNTCSQEKGTLQQNISSSTKTIQELKGQLKELNDDLGKVQKELQSCQGNIKNLNNRLTYDMTHCHSQVLSQKELCDERVAAAKLDVQKKMEKLISPSGVSSKPEHAAAGETKEDGGVTTGADAVKTETVVSNTTLSQPNGDDPPELLTNEIVVDKNPNTPVDLPAGKDPSKIEYQSVPSAAAVKQETLLPPEGAVTPKEGEAETSEPVKDNLTEDKEMEVMDVHGEDTQAEEADPGMDGMLIGRVKADETVLSQKPEEEYDADEQVVGGIDLEKQRQSKLAENIDKDMEEELADYNGDDENEGEFEADKQAELAQI from the exons ATGGGCGGGCTGGGAAATGGACGTCGTGGAGGAAGATCACCCCCTCTAATGATCGGCGCTCTAATTGCCTGTATTCTGGTTTTGGGTTTTAACTACTGGGTGTCAAGCTCCCGCAATGTGGAGCTAGAG ACTAAGTTGTATGAGTTGGAAGGCCAGGTCCAGCgtggagcagcagagagaggagtaGTGGAGCTGAAGAAGACTGAGTTCCAGGAGGAAATCCAGAGACAGAAGGAGCAGATTAGCCACATAGAAAGCCTCTACAAGAGACAACTGGAAGGATCTCAGAACACCTGCAGCCAAGAGAAG GGCACACTGCAGCAGAACATTTCCTCTAGCACCAAAACCATACAGGAACTCAAGG GTCAGTTGAAAGAGCTAAACGATGACCTGGGGAAGGTTCAGAAGGAGCTGCAAAGTTGCCAGGGCAACATCAAAAACCTCAACAACAGACTCACTTACGACAT GACCCATTGCCATTCTCAGGTCCTATCTCAGAAAGAGTTGTGTGATGAGAGAGTGGCTGCTGCTAAACTTGATGttcagaagaaaatggaaaagctCATCTCTCCTTCAGGTGTTTCCTCAAAG CCCGAACATGCAGCGGCTGGAGAAACTAAAGAGGACGGAGGAGTCACTACTGGGGCTGATGCCGTAAAAACAGAAACTGTAGTGAGCAACACAACCCTCTCACAGCCCAACGGAGATGATCCACCCGAGCTGCTGACCAATGAGATCGTTGTGGACAAAA ATCCTAATACCCCAGTGGACCTGCCTGCAGGGAAAGATCCCTCCAAAATAGAATACCAGTCTGTCCCCTCAGCTGCTGCAGTCAAGCAGGAAACTTTGCTACCACCAGAGGGGGCTGTCACACCAAaagagggggaggcagagacCAGTGAGCCTGTGAAGGATAACCTGACAGAGGACAAAGAGATGGAGGTGATGGACGTCCATGGAGAGGACACTCAGGCTGAAG AGGCAGACCCTGGGATGGACGGCATGCTTATTGGCCGGGTGAAGGCAGACGAAACTGTTCTTAGTCAGAAACCTGAGGAAGAATATGACGCAGACGAGCAAGTGGTGGGTGGAATCGATTTGGAGAAACAACGGCAGAGTAAACTAGCTGAAAATATAG ACAAAGacatggaggaggagctggctgACTATAACGGAGATGATGAGAACGAAGGCGAGTTTGAAGCAGACAAACAAGCTGAACTTGCCCAGATCTAA
- the LOC134873669 gene encoding G-protein coupled receptor-associated protein LMBRD2B-like, with translation MSAAALAVVVVVVFLLALYLLQRYGDLRRQQRMVLLGTLLSWYLCFLIVFILPLDVSTTIYKQCILDNANQPTPVNQARHTYQTDNKSSVNPTVSIPKVCEEPWSYIPDGILPVFWRVVYWTSQFLTWLLLPFMQSYARSGAFSRVGRIKTALIENAIYYGTYLLIFISLLIYVAAHPQWQLSWRELQTIGITAANTWGLFLLVLLLGYGLVEIPRSYWLLSSYDYLLAKTYFKAAKMATEKASAEENLADVMEEVAGVHESIRYNHGLRKCVDTIIAKCPAEYQEELRRNTERSRGEQNVLPTNGVLFKLHKKVISAVQRQGQSQVQWSILLEQAFHLEDVAKSQSSPLRHFTHSFPSEQHHGWIRRFIYTPTVEWYWECVCRQGFYRLLAVLLCLLSAAVVWSECTFFSTHPVLSLFAVFVQMAEKHYNYICIEMACFVSILFLCVCVYSTVFRIRVFNYYYLVPHHQTDAYSLQFSGMLFCRLTPPLCLNFLGLIHMDSAISHQDRIQTSYTSIMGSMRVLYFISDGFYIYYPMLVLLLCFATYYSLGSRCLNLLGFHQYITDDHLTSDLVDEGREHIRRERRKRQKTEDGENRRWAWRDRYGAQGAAGWSRAGYTEINDDQSSPFPEIKNSVITFRSDGEEEDEQHRSLLRDNYSDEGSPNRRSTGGRYLSLSPSRAGIFDDV, from the exons ATGAGTGCTGCTGCGTTGGCTGTAGTGGTCGTAGTTGTTTTCCTCTTGGCCCTCTACCTTCTCCAACGCTATGGAGACTTGCGGAGGCAGCAGCGAATGGTGCTTTTGGGTACGCTGCTGTCCTGGTACCTCTGCTTCCTCATCGTCTTCATCCTGCCGCTGGACGTCAGCACG ACCATCTACAAGCAATGTATACTGGACAATGCAAATCAACCTACTCCTGTAAATCAAGCAAGACACACTTATCAGACGGACAACAAATCCTCAGTTAATCCAACTGTCAG TATACCAAAGGTTTGTGAGGAGCCATGGAGTTATATCCCAGATGGCATCCTACCAGTGTTCTGGAGAGTCGTATACTGGACATCCCAGTTTCTGACTTG gctACTATTGCCCTTCATGCAGTCGTACGCGCGGTCAGGAGCTTTCTCCAGAGTTGGAAGGATTAAAACAGCTCTCATTGAAAATGCTATCTATTATGGCACCTacctcctcatcttcatctcTCTGCTCATCTATGTTGCTGCTCATCCACAGTGGCAACTCTCATG GAGAGAGCTCCAGACCATTGGCATCACAGCCGCTAACACCTGGGGCCTCTTCCTCCTGGTGCTGTTGCTGGGCTATGGCCTTGTGGAGATCCCGCGCTCTTATTGGCTCTTATCCTCCTACGATTACCTGCTGGCCAAAACCTATTTCAAGGCAGCAAAGATGGCCACTGAGAAAGCCTCGGCGGAGGAGAACCTAGCAGATGTTATGGAG GAGGTGGCAGGTGTCCATGAATCCATCAGGTACAACCACGGTCTCAGGAAGTGTGTGGACACCATTATtgcaaag TGTCCTGCTGAGTACCAAGAAGAGCTcaggagaaacacagaaagatCCCGGGGGGAGCAGAATGTGCTTCCCACCAACGGAGTCCTGTTTAAGCTTcataaaaag gtcaTCTCTGCAGTgcagagacagggacagagTCAGGTTCAGTGGTCCATCTTGTTAGAGCAGGCTTTCCATCTAGAAGATGTAGCCAAAAGCCAGAGCAGCCCGCTCCGGCACTTCACCCACAGCTTCCCCTCTGAACAGCACCATGGCTGGATCCGCCGGTTCATTTATACTCCTACTGTGG AGTGGtactgggagtgtgtgtgcaggcaggGTTTCTATAGGCTGCTGGCAGTGCTCCTGTGTCTCCTCTCAGCAGCAGTCGTTTGGTCTGAGTGCACCTTCTTCAGCACGCATcctgtcctctccctcttcGCTGTCTTTGTTCAGATGGCTGAAAAACATTACAACTACATCTGTATCGAG ATGGCGTGCTTTGTCAGTatcctcttcctgtgtgtctgtgtctactCAACAGTGTTCAGGATACGAGTCTTCAACTACTATTACCTGGTGCCACATCACCAGACTGACGCTTACAGCCTGCAGTTCAGCGGCAT GTTGTTTTGTCGTCTGACCCCACCTTTGTGCCTCAACTTTTTGGGCCTGATTCACATGGACTCTGCTATCTCACACCAGGACAGAATACAGACATCCTACACCTCT ATCATGGGCTCTATgcgtgttttatattttatatctgaTGGGTTCTACATCTACTATCCCATGTTGGTATTGCTTCTCTGCTTTGCTACTTACTACAG CCTGGGTTCTCGCTGTTTGAACCTCCTGGGCTTTCATCAGTACATCACTGATGACcacttgacctctgacctggtGGATGAAGGCAGGGAACACATCAGAAGAG agagaagaaaaagacagaaaactgAGGATGGAGAAAATCGAAGATGG GCCTGGAGGGATCGGTATGGAGCCCAGGGGGCGGCTGGGTGGAGCAGAGCTGGTTACACTGAGATAAATGATGACCAGAGTAGCCCCTTCCCTGAGATAAAAAATAGTG ttATCACATTCAGAAGTGAtggggaagaggaagatgagcaGCACAGAAGCTTACTGCGAGATAATTACAGTGATGAAGGTTCACCAAACagaag ATCCACAGGAGGACGTTATTTGTCCCTGTCTCCTTCGCGGGCAGGCATCTTTGACGATGTTTGA